The sequence CCTGGCCAGCGGGCAACCGCTCGCCTCACGAGGTGGCCTTCGCGCGTCCCGGTGCCGCCGTCGAGCTCGCGAGGAGAGAGCCTTGACCAGCACGATCGGATCGACCGTACTCGGTTACCCCAGGATCGGGCCGAACCGGGAGTTGAAGCACGCACTGGAGAGCTACTGGGCGTCCCGCATCGGTGAGCAGGAGTTGCGCGACGTCGCGGGCCGCCTGCGTGCCGACACCCTGCGCTCGTTGAAAGACGCCGGCCTCGACTCGATTCCGGGTAACACGTTCTCGTTCTACGACCACGTTCTCGACACGGCGGTGACCTTCGGCGCCGTACCGCGTCGTTACGCCGAGCTGGGCCTCGGCCCGCTCGACACCTACTTCGCTATGGCGCGGGGCGTGGAGTCGCTTCCGCCGCTGGAGATGACGAAGTGGTTCGACACGAACTATCACTACCTCGTACCGGAGGTCGGGCCGGACACCTCGTTCTCGCTGGCCGAAAGGGGCGTGCTCGACCAGGTTCGTGAAGCGGCGGCGCTCGGCGTTCCCGTCCGCCCGGTGCTGGTCGGCCCCGTGACGTTCCTCCTGCTGTCCAAACCGGATCCCGATGCTGGACCCGACTTCGACCCACTGAGCACAGTGGATAGTCTCGTTGGTGCCTACGCCGAATTGTTGGCCGAACTCGCCCGCGAGGGCGTCGAGTGGGTGCAGCTCGACGAGCCCGCGTTCGCGGCAGACCGCACCGAGGCCGAACTCGCCGCACTCCGTGAGGCATACACCTCGCTCGGGACGCTTCCCGAACGTCCGAAGATCTTCGTTCCCGGCTACTTCGGTGAATTCGGCGACGCTCTCGACATCCTGTCGGAAGCGCCGATCGAGGCCGTGGGAGTGGACTTCGTGGCGGGGGAGGTGAGCCTCGACTCGCTCTCGGTGTTGCCGGGGCTGCGGGACAAGACACTCGTTGCCGGGCTCGTCGATGGCCGCAACGTCTGGCGAACCGACCTCGACCGCGCACTCGCCACGGCGGCCACACTGCTCGGCCTCGCCGGTGAGGTGGCGGTCAGCACGTCGTGCTCGCTGCTGCACGTGCCCTACGACGTCGAGGCGGAGACGGACCTCGATCCCGAAGTCGCGCCGTGGCTGGCGTTCGCGAAGCAGAAGGTGAGTGAGGTGGTCGTGCTCGGAAGGGCTCTGCGTGAAGGCCGTGATGCCGTGTCCGGCGAACTCGCCGACGCGCGCCGCGTGATCAGCGCGAGGGCCGACGCCGAGCGGGTTCGTGACGAGCGGGTACGGCGGCGCCTCGCGACGTTGCGGCCCGAGGATACGCGCCGCGACGACTACGACGTCCGCAAGGCGGCGCAACAGGAGGCGCTCGGTCTTCCGCCGTTGCCGACCACCACCATCGGCTCGTTCCCGCAGACCCCCGACGTGCGAAGGACACGGGCGGCACTGCGGAGGGGCAGCCTCGACCACGACACCTACACGAGGCGCATGCGCGCGGAGATCGAGCGGGTCGTGCGGCTCCAGGAGGAGCTGGGGCTCGACGTTCTCGTGCACGGCGAACCCGAACGCAACGACATGGTGCAGTACTTCGCCGAGCATCTCACCGGTTTCGCGAGCACCGAGCACGGCTGGGTGCAGTCGTACGGATCGCGCTGTGTGCGTCCGCCGATCCTGTTCGGCGACGTGTCACGGCCGCGGCCGATCACGGTCGAGTGGGCCACGTACGCGGCGAGCCTCACGGACAAGCCGGTCAAGGGGATGCTGACCGGGCCGGTGACGATTCTGGCGTGGTCGTTCGTGCGGGACGACCAGCCGCTCGCGGACACGGCGAAGCAGGTCGCGCTGGCCATCCGCGACGAGGTCACCGACCTTGAGGCGGCCGGACTCGGCGTGATCCAGGTTGACGAACCGGCGCTGCGGGAGCTGCTTCCTCTGCGCGCACACCGGCACGAGCAGTACCTGCGGTGGGCTGTGGAGGCGTTCCGGCTCGCCACCTCGGGGGCGCGGGCGAGCACCCAGGTACACACGCACCTGTGCTACTCGGAGTTCGGCGA comes from Saccharomonospora xinjiangensis XJ-54 and encodes:
- the metE gene encoding 5-methyltetrahydropteroyltriglutamate--homocysteine S-methyltransferase, coding for MTSTIGSTVLGYPRIGPNRELKHALESYWASRIGEQELRDVAGRLRADTLRSLKDAGLDSIPGNTFSFYDHVLDTAVTFGAVPRRYAELGLGPLDTYFAMARGVESLPPLEMTKWFDTNYHYLVPEVGPDTSFSLAERGVLDQVREAAALGVPVRPVLVGPVTFLLLSKPDPDAGPDFDPLSTVDSLVGAYAELLAELAREGVEWVQLDEPAFAADRTEAELAALREAYTSLGTLPERPKIFVPGYFGEFGDALDILSEAPIEAVGVDFVAGEVSLDSLSVLPGLRDKTLVAGLVDGRNVWRTDLDRALATAATLLGLAGEVAVSTSCSLLHVPYDVEAETDLDPEVAPWLAFAKQKVSEVVVLGRALREGRDAVSGELADARRVISARADAERVRDERVRRRLATLRPEDTRRDDYDVRKAAQQEALGLPPLPTTTIGSFPQTPDVRRTRAALRRGSLDHDTYTRRMRAEIERVVRLQEELGLDVLVHGEPERNDMVQYFAEHLTGFASTEHGWVQSYGSRCVRPPILFGDVSRPRPITVEWATYAASLTDKPVKGMLTGPVTILAWSFVRDDQPLADTAKQVALAIRDEVTDLEAAGLGVIQVDEPALRELLPLRAHRHEQYLRWAVEAFRLATSGARASTQVHTHLCYSEFGDVMGAIDALDADVTSIEAARSRMEVLRDTSAAGFGRGVGPGVYDIHSPRVPEVEEIARLLRAALESVPPSRLWVNPDCGLKTRNYAEVELALRNLVEAAAQVRHTLR